The Ktedonobacteraceae bacterium genome contains a region encoding:
- a CDS encoding AAA family ATPase: MPIKLFLLGLPGSGKSTVARYITNYVEDRKWAAKHCGDYPFLYTMFEKDMKHKQFMPAKNGGFDMVDRTVLDIALQQLEQSIREYISKMQSTKIILIEFSRADYQHAFSQFSKAFLQDQNTYFLYLDTELAICKQRIQNRIDNPLFEDDYPVSEYLFEKYYHQDDGQLLPDFLEKTYQIDQQRVKIISNNGPLEAVTGEIEAFLHAMLGKLP; encoded by the coding sequence ATGCCAATTAAACTGTTCCTTCTAGGTCTGCCAGGCAGCGGCAAATCGACGGTTGCGCGCTATATTACAAACTATGTAGAAGATAGGAAGTGGGCGGCGAAACATTGCGGCGATTATCCTTTTCTATACACAATGTTTGAGAAGGATATGAAGCACAAGCAATTTATGCCTGCCAAAAATGGCGGTTTCGATATGGTTGATCGTACTGTACTCGATATTGCCTTGCAGCAATTGGAACAAAGTATCCGCGAATATATCTCTAAAATGCAATCGACGAAGATCATTTTGATTGAATTTTCTCGTGCTGATTATCAACACGCTTTCTCGCAGTTCAGTAAAGCATTTTTGCAAGATCAGAATACCTATTTCCTCTACCTGGATACTGAGCTGGCTATCTGCAAGCAACGCATACAGAATCGTATAGACAATCCCCTTTTTGAGGATGATTATCCCGTCTCCGAGTACCTTTTTGAAAAATATTACCATCAGGATGATGGACAACTGCTACCAGATTTCCTCGAAAAAACATATCAGATCGACCAGCAGCGGGTGAAGATCATTTCCAATAACGGCCCATTAGAGGCAGTAACAGGAGAAATTGAGGCTTTTCTCCACGCAATGCTGGGAAAGCTGCCATGA
- a CDS encoding alkaline phosphatase family protein produces the protein MNQPQKYPLAFWQKLSTAKTLRVACVLTVLLVFLGLSPISQARETQALKRKTNPIQHIVIMVKENRTFDNYFGTFPGADGATTYTGTDGKQHPLTHDPDTLASDILHTHYAYLKAFDHGKLDKFSELKGAIQDINGQKEDVADGQMYQSDIPNYWQYAQTFALPDHFFYTINSDSFPNHLFSIAATDDDVFGLPHITKQKDKWNWGCDAPPNTYVQQEHPDGTFAKTFPCFSFETLGDLLTANGISWKYYAPGQGQDGYEWSAYNAISDIRNTQQWQQHVVDYTQFAQDAAAGTLPTVSWLVQPSSVSDHPPASVCVGENFTVQQINAIMNNQSLWSSTAIFLTWDDWGAFYDHVVPPVGPNKYLEYGLRAPLIVISPYVKPGFIDHTVYSFPSMLKYVETTLNLPSLGGLDQQANDLTNVFNYSQQPLPPLVLQTRSCSSQAYKVSEEFVPNPDVYGD, from the coding sequence ATGAATCAGCCTCAGAAGTATCCACTTGCCTTCTGGCAAAAACTCAGCACGGCAAAAACGCTCCGCGTCGCCTGCGTACTCACGGTCCTGCTGGTATTTCTTGGTCTCAGTCCCATTTCTCAGGCTCGCGAGACACAGGCGCTGAAGCGGAAAACAAATCCTATCCAGCACATTGTGATCATGGTGAAGGAGAATCGCACCTTCGACAACTATTTTGGTACCTTTCCGGGAGCCGATGGAGCCACTACCTACACCGGTACCGATGGCAAGCAACACCCGCTGACCCACGATCCCGATACACTGGCCTCGGACATCCTGCACACCCATTATGCCTATCTCAAAGCGTTCGATCATGGGAAGCTGGACAAGTTCTCAGAACTCAAGGGCGCGATCCAGGACATCAACGGGCAGAAGGAAGATGTCGCGGACGGTCAGATGTACCAGTCGGATATTCCCAACTACTGGCAGTACGCGCAGACCTTTGCGCTGCCGGACCATTTCTTCTACACCATCAACTCGGATAGCTTCCCCAACCATCTCTTCTCGATTGCCGCGACCGACGACGACGTATTTGGACTTCCTCATATCACAAAACAGAAGGATAAATGGAACTGGGGCTGCGATGCTCCCCCGAATACCTATGTTCAACAGGAGCATCCAGACGGAACATTCGCCAAAACGTTCCCGTGTTTTTCGTTTGAGACGTTGGGCGATCTTCTCACCGCGAATGGCATTTCCTGGAAATACTACGCGCCGGGACAGGGCCAGGACGGTTACGAATGGTCGGCCTATAACGCCATTTCGGACATTCGCAATACGCAGCAGTGGCAGCAGCATGTCGTCGATTATACCCAGTTCGCGCAGGATGCCGCCGCCGGTACGCTGCCAACCGTCAGCTGGCTGGTGCAGCCTTCGAGCGTGAGCGACCATCCACCCGCCAGCGTTTGCGTCGGCGAGAACTTTACCGTGCAGCAGATCAACGCGATTATGAACAACCAGTCGCTCTGGAGTTCAACAGCGATTTTCCTGACCTGGGACGACTGGGGCGCCTTTTATGATCACGTCGTGCCGCCGGTGGGGCCCAACAAATATCTCGAGTATGGCCTGCGCGCGCCTCTGATCGTGATTTCGCCCTATGTCAAGCCGGGTTTCATCGATCACACCGTCTACAGCTTCCCCTCCATGCTCAAGTACGTGGAAACCACACTTAACCTGCCCTCGCTCGGCGGACTGGATCAGCAGGCTAATGACCTGACCAACGTATTCAACTACAGCCAGCAGCCCTTGCCTCCACTGGTCTTGCAAACCCGCTCCTGTTCGAGCCAGGCCTATAAGGTATCTGAAGAATTCGTGCCCAATCCCGATGTCTACGGAGATTGA
- a CDS encoding acyl-CoA dehydrogenase family protein: MNFDLDAEQFEIRDMVRRFTEQEITPHAEEWDETYHFPREIYSKMGELGLMGMTTPEEYGGSALSRLTAALVYEELAKGEMATAVGLSVHNMITGSIARFGNEEQRQRWVPRLASGELLGAFSLSEASSGTDAASLQCRAGRSGDSYVINGTKMWVTNGGEADIYLLMVRTAEGRGSAGISCFVVEKGTPGFSFGKTERKMGLHSSPTRELIFENCEIPLANRIGEEGQGFKIALASLDGGRINIGAIAVGVAQAAFETATKYAHERMQFGQPISSFQGIQFMLADMAMKIEAARLLVYEAAYKLDEGQSASMYSSMAKCFATDTAMEVTTNAVQVLGGAGYVRDYPVERYMRDVKVAQIFEGTNQIQRVVIARALKH; encoded by the coding sequence ATGAATTTTGATCTCGACGCGGAGCAATTCGAAATTCGCGACATGGTACGTCGCTTCACCGAGCAAGAAATTACTCCTCATGCCGAGGAATGGGACGAAACGTATCACTTTCCCCGCGAAATCTACTCAAAAATGGGCGAACTCGGTCTGATGGGCATGACCACGCCTGAAGAGTATGGCGGCAGCGCCCTCAGCAGGCTCACGGCGGCGCTTGTTTACGAGGAACTGGCAAAAGGCGAGATGGCTACGGCTGTCGGCCTTTCGGTACACAATATGATTACCGGGTCGATAGCGCGTTTCGGCAACGAGGAGCAACGCCAGCGCTGGGTGCCGCGCCTGGCTTCCGGCGAGCTGCTGGGTGCATTTTCGTTGAGTGAGGCATCGTCTGGAACCGATGCTGCGAGCCTGCAATGCCGCGCCGGACGCTCCGGCGATTCCTACGTGATTAATGGCACCAAGATGTGGGTCACGAACGGCGGCGAGGCCGATATCTATCTGCTGATGGTGCGTACCGCGGAGGGTAGGGGCTCAGCGGGCATCTCCTGCTTCGTGGTCGAGAAAGGCACGCCTGGCTTCTCCTTTGGCAAAACAGAGCGTAAAATGGGTCTGCACTCCTCTCCGACGCGCGAGCTGATCTTCGAGAATTGCGAGATACCGCTTGCTAACCGCATCGGCGAAGAGGGTCAGGGCTTCAAGATAGCGCTCGCATCGTTGGACGGTGGGCGCATCAACATCGGAGCCATTGCTGTGGGGGTGGCACAGGCGGCGTTTGAAACAGCCACAAAGTACGCGCACGAGCGCATGCAGTTCGGCCAGCCGATCAGCAGTTTTCAAGGCATCCAGTTCATGCTGGCGGATATGGCGATGAAGATCGAGGCGGCGCGCCTGCTGGTCTACGAGGCAGCCTACAAGCTGGACGAGGGACAGAGCGCGAGCATGTATTCCTCGATGGCCAAGTGCTTCGCGACCGATACGGCCATGGAGGTTACGACCAACGCCGTGCAGGTGCTGGGTGGAGCAGGCTACGTGCGCGATTATCCGGTCGAACGTTACATGCGTGATGTGAAGGTGGCGCAGATTTTCGAGGGCACGAATCAGATCCAGCGTGTGGTGATCGCACGGGCATTAAAGCATTAA
- a CDS encoding NADH-quinone oxidoreductase subunit N, protein MSFTFIVSAADWGRIIPLIVLAGTALLVLLADLLLTRPAQKQQSKSGALPVDSMEAPSNALPFSFLPLPVLSLLGILGAFAATIVLFFVGDHQTAFNSMIGSDEGTLYAYIIILSAGFLGVLLSPGYLSRLNIPHQGEYYALMLLAALGMMIMAAATSFLTIFLGIEMLSLALYILCGFVARRITSQEAGMKYFLLSSFASAFLLYGIAMTYGATGNTSFAGIRNYLSAHPSNTTLLLIGMGLLIVGFAFKVSAVPFQAWTPDVYDGAPAPVTAFMSVGTKAAALIAFARVFDVALSPVKTTWEPVIWAIAILTIVGGNVLALAQNNVKRLLAYSSIAHAGYLLIGVVVGGTIGLSAILFYLLCYTFLNLGAFGVVSVLEKPDNSGNALSEIRGLWYRQPVLAGLLALFMIALAGFPPMAGFAAKYYIFYAALVGGHPELLIIGVVASVLGMYYYLRVIASMFMERETAPTPGQAQGQAPGAVPTGRRVSSRLSNAAPGGAATAVAVKPASTSRAKSSPLVKTIESKPVVAWTTWLELYIALAGTFLMGTILPFWLVTVAQQGAQMMLH, encoded by the coding sequence ATGTCGTTCACATTTATCGTCTCTGCTGCCGATTGGGGGCGCATCATCCCCCTGATAGTTCTGGCAGGCACCGCATTGCTGGTTTTGCTGGCGGATTTACTTCTGACACGACCGGCGCAAAAGCAGCAAAGCAAATCAGGAGCGCTTCCCGTGGATAGCATGGAAGCTCCCTCGAATGCCTTGCCTTTTAGCTTCCTGCCGCTGCCGGTCTTGAGTTTGTTGGGCATACTGGGGGCTTTTGCAGCCACCATCGTCCTGTTCTTCGTAGGAGATCATCAGACTGCTTTCAATTCGATGATCGGCTCTGACGAGGGAACGCTGTATGCCTATATCATCATCCTCAGCGCCGGTTTCCTGGGCGTTCTCCTATCTCCCGGTTATCTGAGTCGCCTGAATATTCCCCACCAGGGAGAATATTATGCCCTGATGCTCCTGGCCGCCCTCGGCATGATGATTATGGCGGCGGCCACCAGTTTCCTGACCATCTTCCTGGGCATCGAAATGCTCTCGCTGGCCCTCTACATTCTCTGTGGCTTCGTCGCGCGTCGCATTACATCGCAGGAAGCCGGCATGAAGTATTTCCTGCTCAGCTCATTCGCCTCGGCCTTCTTGCTCTACGGCATTGCCATGACCTATGGTGCGACGGGCAATACCTCGTTCGCCGGCATTCGGAATTATCTCTCGGCGCATCCTTCGAATACGACATTGCTGTTGATCGGGATGGGACTACTCATCGTCGGTTTCGCTTTCAAGGTGTCGGCGGTGCCATTTCAGGCCTGGACGCCCGATGTCTATGATGGCGCTCCGGCTCCCGTCACTGCTTTTATGTCCGTCGGCACCAAGGCCGCGGCGCTGATCGCTTTTGCGCGCGTCTTCGATGTCGCGCTGTCACCGGTGAAAACAACCTGGGAACCGGTAATCTGGGCCATCGCCATCCTGACCATCGTGGGCGGCAACGTGCTGGCGCTGGCACAGAACAACGTCAAGCGCCTGCTGGCCTATTCCAGCATCGCGCACGCCGGCTATCTCTTGATTGGCGTCGTAGTGGGCGGAACAATTGGCCTGTCTGCCATCCTCTTCTACCTGCTCTGCTATACATTCCTGAACCTGGGCGCTTTTGGCGTCGTCTCGGTGTTGGAGAAGCCCGATAATAGCGGCAACGCACTGAGCGAGATACGCGGGCTGTGGTATCGCCAGCCGGTACTGGCCGGATTGCTGGCCTTATTCATGATAGCCCTGGCCGGTTTTCCGCCCATGGCCGGTTTCGCCGCCAAATATTATATCTTCTACGCCGCGCTTGTAGGCGGCCACCCGGAATTGCTGATTATCGGCGTCGTTGCCAGCGTACTCGGCATGTACTACTACCTGCGCGTAATTGCGTCCATGTTCATGGAGAGGGAAACTGCGCCAACGCCAGGACAGGCGCAAGGACAGGCACCAGGCGCTGTCCCTACAGGAAGACGGGTCTCATCAAGATTGAGCAACGCTGCTCCAGGCGGCGCGGCTACTGCCGTCGCCGTCAAACCGGCATCCACCAGCCGCGCGAAGTCGTCTCCACTGGTAAAGACTATCGAAAGCAAGCCGGTTGTTGCCTGGACAACCTGGCTGGAGCTCTATATCGCGCTGGCCGGCACCTTCTTGATGGGTACGATTCTGCCGTTCTGGCTGGTGACGGTGGCACAGCAGGGCGCGCAGATGATGCTGCATTAA
- a CDS encoding NADH-quinone oxidoreductase subunit M, translating into MFPLLSLITFLPLLGGIVVLFFPRGRENAMRWTALGFAWADLMLVLGLMLAYSQANLTVSSTIIGSAPSSTFLFNEQFTWISGIGINYSLGVDGISLLLVALTSLLTVVCIGASFRIEQKVKNYMAFMLLLECGILGVFLSTNLFLFYIFWEVMLIPAYFLIGSWGGERRIYAAIKFVLYTSVGSLLMLAGIIALGYYHQQAAGGSYTLDLATLLNGTVSPGVQTWLFLAFAAAFAVKVPLVPFHSWLPDAYSEAPAPVTAMLAGAMSKTGAYGFLRFCLPLFPNAVHYFAPLINILAVIGILYCALMALVQIDIKRLLAYSSISHLGIIMLGIFAFNVQGVEGSVLQMVNHGITITALFLIAGFIEARAGTRKLSDFGGLALRIPLLATVMMIAALSSLGLPGLNSFAGEFLALIGVFRAHAIYGVLGTAVIVPAAWYMIRFVLGIMEGPLQKEGAVGALLRKGTLSDINVGEFMTLLPLLALIFYIGFQPNPLTNLMEPSVVNTLQNIGSALIH; encoded by the coding sequence ATGTTTCCATTATTATCTCTGATCACATTCCTGCCCTTACTGGGGGGCATAGTCGTGCTGTTCTTTCCGAGGGGACGAGAAAACGCGATGCGCTGGACGGCCCTGGGTTTTGCCTGGGCCGACCTCATGCTTGTCCTGGGCCTGATGCTGGCCTATTCGCAGGCCAATCTGACCGTCAGTTCAACCATTATCGGTTCAGCTCCCAGCAGCACATTCCTTTTCAACGAGCAATTCACCTGGATTTCGGGCATCGGCATTAACTATAGCCTGGGAGTTGACGGCATCAGCCTGCTGCTGGTCGCGCTCACCTCACTGCTGACGGTGGTATGTATCGGCGCGTCGTTCCGCATCGAGCAGAAGGTCAAGAACTATATGGCCTTCATGCTGCTGCTGGAATGTGGCATCCTGGGCGTTTTTCTCTCGACTAACCTCTTCCTGTTCTATATTTTCTGGGAAGTAATGCTGATCCCGGCCTATTTCCTGATCGGTAGTTGGGGCGGCGAGCGACGCATTTATGCCGCCATCAAGTTTGTACTCTATACCTCGGTTGGCAGCCTGCTGATGCTGGCCGGCATTATTGCCCTCGGCTATTATCACCAGCAGGCGGCAGGCGGCAGCTATACGCTCGACCTGGCGACCCTGCTGAATGGTACTGTTAGTCCGGGCGTGCAGACCTGGTTGTTCCTGGCCTTTGCCGCCGCGTTCGCCGTAAAAGTGCCGCTTGTGCCGTTCCATAGCTGGCTGCCCGATGCCTATAGCGAAGCGCCCGCGCCGGTGACGGCAATGCTGGCCGGCGCCATGTCGAAGACCGGAGCATATGGTTTCCTGCGCTTTTGCCTGCCGCTCTTTCCCAACGCTGTGCATTACTTCGCGCCGCTCATCAATATCCTGGCGGTCATCGGCATCCTGTATTGCGCGTTGATGGCCCTGGTACAGATCGATATCAAACGCCTGCTCGCCTATTCGAGCATCAGCCACCTGGGCATCATCATGCTGGGCATCTTCGCGTTCAATGTGCAGGGAGTCGAAGGCTCGGTGCTACAGATGGTCAATCACGGCATCACGATCACCGCGCTCTTCCTGATCGCCGGCTTTATCGAGGCCCGCGCCGGTACGCGCAAGCTGAGCGACTTTGGCGGGCTTGCGCTGCGCATTCCCTTGCTGGCAACCGTGATGATGATAGCCGCGCTCTCATCGCTTGGCCTGCCCGGACTCAATAGTTTTGCCGGCGAGTTTCTGGCGTTGATCGGCGTGTTCCGCGCGCATGCTATATATGGCGTGCTGGGTACCGCTGTGATTGTGCCCGCGGCCTGGTACATGATTCGCTTCGTTCTCGGCATCATGGAAGGCCCGCTACAGAAAGAGGGTGCGGTAGGCGCGCTGCTACGCAAGGGTACGCTCAGCGACATCAACGTTGGCGAGTTCATGACCCTTCTGCCACTGCTGGCGCTGATCTTTTATATCGGCTTTCAACCCAACCCGCTTACGAACCTGATGGAACCGTCTGTCGTCAATACCTTGCAGAATATTGGAAGTGCTTTGATACATTAA